The Altererythrobacter sp. CAU 1644 genome has a window encoding:
- a CDS encoding MFS transporter: protein MTTSTHLLSRRRFLPLFCTQFLNAFNDNLYKTAMVLFVVYAVYNDENAEGTFSAVASGLFIFPFFILSALAGQLADMRDKAMIIRRVKLCEIGLMLIGAAGLYLAWKGIAVHTFAIPLLLLALFLTGVQSTFLGPIKYAILPQHLRREEVLAGTGLIEAGTYVAILMGTILAGWIPVEWAAGGIIVTSVIGYLTSRQVPSAPPVAKIEKLDWHILRASIELIRNTMHDKQIFYAILSISFFWTIGAVLFIQFPPLAKNTLMASKEVASLFLVIFSIGVALGSISVNALLKGKVSARYAPSSVIVMGMFVVAFYTVCRLWQADQPTELLNVSEFIAWPLAVAIMLCLLGIAVAGGMFVVPLYAFLTTRCSPDQASRTIAANNIVNSGAMVVGSLVAMAMNMIGVAVAEQLLLSAAMCLFSAWLGKRLHRAEIEHAH, encoded by the coding sequence ATGACGACGTCCACGCATCTGCTGAGCCGCCGACGCTTCCTGCCCTTGTTCTGCACGCAGTTTCTGAACGCCTTCAACGACAATCTCTACAAGACCGCGATGGTGCTGTTCGTGGTCTACGCGGTGTATAATGACGAGAACGCCGAGGGGACTTTCAGTGCTGTCGCGTCGGGTCTGTTCATTTTTCCGTTCTTCATCCTGTCGGCGCTGGCCGGCCAACTCGCCGACATGCGCGACAAGGCCATGATCATCCGTCGGGTCAAGCTGTGCGAAATCGGCCTGATGCTGATCGGTGCCGCCGGGCTTTACCTGGCGTGGAAAGGCATCGCGGTTCACACCTTTGCCATTCCCCTCCTGCTGCTTGCGCTGTTCCTCACCGGAGTGCAGTCGACATTCCTCGGCCCGATCAAATATGCGATCCTCCCGCAGCACCTGAGGCGCGAGGAGGTGCTGGCCGGGACCGGGCTGATCGAGGCGGGAACCTATGTCGCGATCCTGATGGGAACGATCCTCGCGGGGTGGATCCCGGTCGAATGGGCTGCGGGTGGAATTATCGTCACTTCGGTGATCGGCTATCTGACCAGCCGCCAGGTCCCCAGCGCGCCGCCGGTCGCGAAGATCGAGAAGCTCGACTGGCACATCCTCCGCGCCTCGATCGAGCTGATCCGCAACACCATGCACGACAAGCAGATCTTTTACGCGATCCTGTCGATCAGCTTCTTCTGGACGATCGGTGCCGTCCTGTTCATCCAGTTCCCGCCCCTGGCCAAGAACACGCTGATGGCGAGCAAGGAAGTCGCAAGCCTGTTCCTGGTGATCTTCTCCATCGGCGTGGCGCTCGGTTCGATTTCGGTCAATGCACTGCTCAAGGGCAAGGTATCAGCCCGCTATGCGCCCTCCTCCGTAATCGTGATGGGCATGTTCGTGGTCGCCTTCTACACAGTCTGCCGGTTGTGGCAGGCCGACCAGCCGACCGAACTACTCAACGTGAGCGAGTTCATCGCCTGGCCACTCGCCGTTGCGATCATGCTCTGCCTCCTTGGAATCGCGGTTGCCGGGGGCATGTTCGTGGTTCCGCTCTATGCTTTCCTGACGACGCGCTGTTCGCCGGACCAGGCCAGCCGCACCATTGCCGCCAACAACATCGTCAATTCAGGCGCGATGGTGGTCGGATCGCTCGTGGCGATGGCGATGAACATGATCGGGGTCGCGGTGGCGGAGCAGCTGCTGCTCAGCGCGGCGATGTGTCTGTTTTCCGCGTGGCTCGGCAAGCGGCTGCATCGGGCAGAGATCGAGCACGCGCACTAG
- the dapF gene encoding diaminopimelate epimerase yields the protein MRISFTKMHGLGNDFIMLDRRETALPAMTPPVAKALADRTTGIGCDQLIVLEPCDSADFRMRIFNSDGGEVEACGNAARAVALLHGAPARVQTDGGVIALEPTTDGARVDMGEPRFDWTDIPLAYAMDTLAMPVGWEMLENPSAVNVGNPHVIFFVDDIDAVPLDILGPQIENDPLFPERINVNVASIVNREAIRLRVWERGVGLTRACGTGACATAVVAMKRGLVDRKVTVTLPGGDLSIEWTEADRILMAGPATESFRGSFEWDQFA from the coding sequence ATGCGCATTTCCTTCACCAAGATGCACGGTCTGGGCAATGATTTCATCATGCTCGATAGGCGCGAGACGGCTTTGCCGGCAATGACGCCTCCCGTCGCCAAGGCATTGGCCGATCGCACCACCGGGATCGGCTGCGACCAGCTGATCGTGCTCGAACCATGTGACAGCGCCGATTTTCGCATGCGCATCTTCAATTCCGACGGGGGCGAAGTCGAGGCTTGCGGCAACGCGGCGCGTGCCGTTGCCTTGCTGCACGGTGCGCCGGCCAGGGTGCAGACCGATGGGGGCGTGATCGCGCTCGAACCGACGACCGATGGTGCACGGGTCGACATGGGCGAGCCCCGCTTTGATTGGACAGATATTCCCCTCGCCTATGCGATGGATACGCTGGCGATGCCGGTGGGATGGGAGATGCTGGAAAATCCCTCGGCGGTGAACGTCGGCAATCCACACGTCATATTCTTCGTGGACGATATCGACGCCGTGCCGCTCGACATTCTTGGCCCGCAGATCGAGAACGACCCTCTCTTTCCAGAGCGTATCAACGTCAACGTCGCCAGTATCGTAAATCGCGAGGCGATCCGTCTCCGCGTCTGGGAACGCGGCGTGGGATTGACCCGTGCTTGCGGCACCGGAGCGTGCGCGACTGCGGTGGTTGCGATGAAGCGCGGGCTGGTCGACCGCAAAGTGACGGTAACCTTGCCTGGCGGCGACCTTAGCATCGAATGGACCGAGGCGGATCGTATCCTCATGGCAGGCCCGGCCACGGAAAGCTTTCGCGGTTCCTTCGAGTGGGACCAATTCGCATGA
- the aspS gene encoding aspartate--tRNA ligase, whose product MHAYRTHNCAQLSAENVGETVRLSGWIHRKRDHGGVLFVDLRDHYGITQIVADEDSPALAVLERLRPESVVTVDGQVKARTPETVNKDLPTGEIEVFARGITVQSAAEELPMPVAGEQEYPEDIRLKYRFLDLRRETLHKNIMTRVAVVSDMRERMKGAGFNEFSTPILTASSPEGARDFLVPSRIHAGKFYALPQAPQQYKQLLMVAGFDRYFQIAPCFRDEDPRADRLPGEFYQLDLEMSFVTQEEVWDTMEPVIAGTFEAFANGKHVTPAGQFPRIPYAEAMLKYGSDKPDLRNPLIITDVTTHFAKSGFGLFEKIVGTGGVVRVIPAPGTHEKSRKFFDDMNDWARKEGFAGLGYVTRKGGEFGGPIAKNHGQEGMEKLYAELGLGENDGCFFAAGKESDAAKLAGAARIRVGEQLELIDKDRFELAWIIDFPFYEYDEDEKKVDFSHNPFSMPQGELEALETKDPLTINAYQYDLVCNGYEIASGSIRNHKPETMVKAFEIVGLSKADVEEQFGGMYRAFQYGAPPHGGMAAGVDRIVMLLCGAQNLREITLFPMNQKAEDLLMGAPSKPEPKQLRELHLRVVEPPKKEGEGA is encoded by the coding sequence ATGCACGCCTATCGTACCCACAACTGCGCACAGCTTTCGGCAGAAAATGTCGGAGAAACAGTCCGCCTGTCGGGTTGGATTCATCGCAAGCGCGACCATGGCGGCGTGCTGTTCGTCGATTTGCGCGATCATTACGGCATCACCCAGATCGTTGCCGACGAGGATTCGCCGGCTTTGGCGGTGTTGGAGCGGCTCCGTCCCGAATCGGTTGTAACGGTCGATGGCCAAGTGAAGGCGCGCACTCCCGAGACAGTGAACAAGGATCTTCCCACCGGCGAGATCGAGGTCTTTGCTCGCGGAATCACCGTCCAGAGTGCGGCGGAAGAACTGCCGATGCCGGTTGCCGGGGAGCAGGAATATCCCGAGGATATCCGGCTCAAGTACCGCTTCCTCGACTTGCGTCGTGAAACGCTGCACAAGAACATCATGACCCGCGTGGCCGTCGTTTCGGACATGCGCGAGCGCATGAAGGGCGCGGGCTTCAACGAATTCTCGACCCCGATTCTGACAGCGTCGAGCCCCGAAGGCGCGCGAGACTTCCTGGTTCCGAGCCGCATTCATGCCGGCAAGTTCTACGCGCTGCCGCAGGCGCCGCAGCAGTACAAACAGCTGCTGATGGTCGCCGGGTTCGACCGCTACTTCCAGATCGCGCCCTGCTTCCGTGACGAGGACCCACGGGCAGACCGCCTGCCGGGCGAGTTCTACCAGCTCGACCTCGAAATGAGCTTCGTCACCCAGGAAGAGGTGTGGGACACCATGGAGCCGGTGATTGCCGGTACCTTCGAAGCCTTTGCCAATGGCAAGCATGTGACGCCCGCGGGCCAGTTCCCGCGCATCCCATATGCCGAAGCGATGCTCAAATACGGCAGCGACAAGCCCGACCTGCGCAATCCGCTGATCATCACCGATGTCACGACGCATTTCGCAAAGTCTGGCTTTGGTCTGTTCGAGAAGATCGTCGGAACCGGCGGTGTTGTGCGCGTGATCCCGGCGCCGGGCACGCATGAGAAGAGCCGCAAGTTCTTCGACGACATGAACGATTGGGCGCGCAAGGAAGGCTTCGCCGGGCTTGGCTATGTTACCCGCAAGGGTGGCGAGTTTGGCGGCCCGATCGCCAAGAACCACGGCCAGGAGGGCATGGAGAAGCTCTATGCCGAGCTGGGCCTGGGCGAGAACGACGGCTGTTTCTTTGCCGCAGGCAAGGAAAGCGACGCGGCCAAGCTGGCAGGCGCTGCGCGCATTCGCGTCGGCGAGCAATTGGAACTGATCGACAAGGACCGGTTCGAACTCGCCTGGATCATCGATTTCCCGTTCTACGAATATGACGAGGACGAGAAGAAAGTCGACTTCAGCCACAACCCGTTCTCGATGCCGCAGGGCGAACTGGAGGCGCTTGAAACCAAGGATCCGTTGACGATCAACGCCTACCAGTACGACCTCGTCTGCAACGGCTACGAAATCGCCTCGGGATCGATCCGTAACCACAAGCCAGAAACCATGGTGAAGGCCTTCGAAATTGTCGGGCTGAGCAAGGCAGACGTCGAGGAACAGTTTGGCGGCATGTACCGCGCGTTCCAGTATGGCGCTCCACCGCATGGCGGGATGGCCGCTGGCGTCGATCGGATCGTGATGCTGCTCTGCGGCGCGCAGAACCTGCGCGAGATCACGCTGTTCCCGATGAACCAGAAAGCGGAAGACCTGCTGATGGGCGCGCCGAGCAAGCCGGAGCCCAAGCAGTTGCGCGAACTTCACCTGCGGGTGGTCGAGCCGCCGAAGAAAGAGGGCGAGGGCGCATAA
- a CDS encoding putative bifunctional diguanylate cyclase/phosphodiesterase produces MGAAERDLVALGIAIAAIILFIATGGQVVPDVVRSMLGHGPGPDKILANALLLNIALIIFGWRRYRELTNEIAERRKAEEVARQLAETDPLTGCLNRRSMTRATTALRSEAEARDQSIAFFMIDLDNFKQINDMNGHSTGDRVLTKIAQVLRDNLPSEASLARLGGDEFAIVLPFDRGQPQQVDDHVMRLFEMIGRALEREGVSVDVTMSIGISSDQDASIRNAAVDYAQTLMHRADIAMYQAKKQGKNRYVWFEPTMENELRFRNELETGVRRGISNGEFVPFYEQQIDIETGRLVGFEMLARWNSPQLGLVKPDIFIPIAEDVGVIAELSEQLMVRAFADAQEWDPTLTLSVNISPVQLRDPWFAQKLLKLLVENNFPTHRLEIEITESCLHQDVGMVRAMIASLKNQGVRISLDDFGTGYSSLAQLRSLPFDRIKIDRSFITELGDAKASDKIVDAIISLGNGLEMPITAEGIENEQILTTLKRMGQLKGQGYLYGRPETAAQVRNRLTKAGRMAGKPGADAEAKHSDIEPVTEETRRAAEG; encoded by the coding sequence ATGGGAGCCGCCGAGCGCGATCTCGTTGCGCTCGGAATTGCCATTGCCGCGATCATCCTGTTCATCGCCACCGGGGGCCAGGTGGTCCCCGACGTCGTACGTTCGATGCTCGGCCATGGTCCCGGACCGGACAAGATCCTCGCCAACGCATTGCTACTCAATATCGCGCTGATCATCTTCGGTTGGCGCCGCTATCGTGAACTGACCAACGAGATCGCCGAACGCCGCAAGGCCGAGGAAGTGGCCCGTCAGCTCGCCGAGACCGACCCGCTCACGGGCTGTCTCAATCGTCGCAGCATGACTCGTGCGACCACCGCACTTCGATCCGAAGCGGAAGCCCGCGATCAGTCGATCGCATTCTTCATGATCGACCTCGACAACTTCAAACAAATCAATGACATGAACGGCCACTCGACCGGTGATCGGGTGTTGACGAAGATCGCCCAGGTCCTGCGCGACAACCTGCCATCGGAGGCCTCGCTCGCCCGGCTTGGTGGTGACGAATTCGCGATCGTCCTGCCCTTCGATCGCGGACAGCCTCAGCAGGTCGACGATCACGTCATGCGCTTGTTCGAGATGATCGGGCGCGCGCTCGAGCGCGAAGGCGTATCGGTCGATGTCACCATGTCGATCGGCATTTCGAGCGACCAGGATGCCAGCATTCGCAACGCCGCTGTCGACTATGCGCAGACCCTGATGCATCGCGCCGACATCGCGATGTACCAGGCGAAGAAGCAGGGCAAAAACCGCTACGTGTGGTTCGAACCGACGATGGAGAACGAACTTCGCTTTCGCAACGAGCTCGAAACCGGTGTTCGTCGCGGCATTTCCAATGGTGAATTCGTACCGTTCTACGAACAGCAGATCGATATCGAAACCGGCAGACTGGTCGGCTTCGAGATGTTGGCGCGGTGGAACTCGCCCCAGCTCGGCCTGGTCAAACCCGATATCTTTATCCCCATCGCAGAAGATGTCGGCGTTATCGCCGAACTTTCAGAGCAGTTGATGGTGCGCGCCTTCGCTGACGCACAGGAATGGGATCCGACCCTGACGTTGTCGGTCAATATTTCGCCGGTCCAGCTGCGCGACCCGTGGTTTGCGCAAAAATTGCTCAAGCTGCTGGTCGAAAACAACTTTCCGACCCACCGCCTCGAGATCGAGATCACCGAGAGTTGTCTCCACCAGGACGTTGGTATGGTCCGGGCGATGATCGCCAGCCTGAAGAACCAGGGCGTTCGCATCAGCCTCGACGATTTCGGCACGGGCTATTCGAGCCTGGCCCAGCTTCGCTCCTTGCCGTTCGACCGGATCAAGATCGATCGCAGCTTCATCACTGAGCTCGGCGACGCCAAGGCGTCGGACAAGATCGTCGATGCGATCATCTCGCTCGGCAACGGTCTCGAAATGCCGATTACCGCGGAAGGGATCGAAAACGAGCAGATCCTCACCACGCTCAAGCGGATGGGACAGCTCAAGGGACAGGGCTATCTCTACGGCCGCCCTGAAACGGCGGCACAGGTGCGCAATCGATTGACCAAGGCAGGCAGGATGGCTGGAAAGCCCGGCGCGGATGCCGAAGCCAAGCACTCCGACATCGAGCCGGTGACCGAGGAAACCAGACGCGCCGCTGAGGGCTGA
- the pgsA gene encoding CDP-diacylglycerol--glycerol-3-phosphate 3-phosphatidyltransferase, which translates to MLTLPNILTLSRIFAVPFLAFLLWWPDWAMGYLLAFGLYSLMGITDYFDGYLARSSGAVSKLGIFLDPIADKIMVAAVILVLTAQGVLRGPYVGDMHVIAGLIILVREIAVSGLREFLGGLQVSVPVTRLAKWKTTFQLIALGSLILGKGLPGWNVVVAGIEANVPHTVGLTTLWAAAVLTLMTGWDYLRVGLKHMD; encoded by the coding sequence ATGCTGACGTTGCCGAACATCCTGACGCTCTCGCGCATCTTCGCGGTGCCGTTCCTTGCCTTTCTGCTGTGGTGGCCCGACTGGGCGATGGGATACCTGTTGGCTTTCGGGCTCTACAGCCTGATGGGGATCACCGACTATTTCGATGGCTACCTCGCGCGGTCGAGTGGCGCCGTGTCGAAACTCGGTATCTTTCTCGATCCCATCGCCGACAAGATCATGGTCGCCGCGGTCATCCTGGTACTGACCGCCCAGGGCGTATTGCGCGGACCCTATGTAGGCGACATGCACGTCATCGCAGGGCTGATCATTCTTGTGCGCGAGATTGCCGTTTCAGGCCTGCGTGAGTTTCTCGGCGGATTGCAGGTCTCGGTACCCGTGACGCGCCTCGCGAAATGGAAGACGACCTTCCAACTGATCGCGTTGGGCTCGCTTATTCTGGGTAAAGGGCTGCCTGGCTGGAACGTGGTTGTGGCAGGGATCGAGGCGAATGTGCCGCATACGGTCGGTCTGACCACCCTTTGGGCTGCGGCCGTCCTGACATTGATGACCGGCTGGGACTATCTCCGCGTCGGCCTTAAGCATATGGATTAA
- the rnd gene encoding ribonuclease D, with protein sequence MKIHDLITTTEALEDLCERLAKSEFVAVDTEFMRENTYWPELCLVQIANEEEAAAIDPLADGIDLSPLLDLMCANEDVLKVFHAGGQDVEIIVNLAGKTPHPIFDTQIAMMAISQSEQIGYANLVESWLGITVDKGARFTDWSRRPLTSRQIEYAIGDVTHLSKIFPKILKKLIKTGRGAWLDAEMDKLADVSNYVVDPEQAWRRIRQPGRNPQVLGRLKSLAAWREGEAQHKNIPRGRIMRDETLADIASHPPKQQNDLAKVRGLSSAWRDNDIGKRLMKVLEKAEPLDKDELPEKMKRGAPLGKEGALVADLLKLLLKIRSREIDVASRLLTRAEEMEALAAGVRDLPVLEGWRYEVFGRDALELVEGKLAFAVRNGKLAMTHIDDMQAVMEEALAAE encoded by the coding sequence ATGAAAATACATGATCTGATTACCACGACCGAGGCCCTCGAAGATCTCTGCGAGCGCCTGGCCAAGTCCGAATTCGTTGCCGTTGACACCGAATTCATGCGTGAAAACACCTATTGGCCCGAACTCTGCCTCGTGCAGATCGCCAATGAAGAAGAGGCCGCGGCAATCGACCCGCTCGCCGACGGGATCGACCTTTCTCCCCTGCTCGACCTGATGTGCGCGAATGAAGACGTGCTCAAGGTCTTCCATGCAGGCGGCCAGGATGTCGAGATAATCGTCAACCTGGCAGGCAAGACCCCGCATCCGATCTTCGACACGCAGATCGCGATGATGGCGATCAGCCAGTCCGAACAGATCGGCTACGCCAATCTGGTCGAAAGCTGGCTGGGAATCACGGTCGACAAGGGCGCGCGCTTCACCGACTGGAGTCGCCGCCCTCTCACCAGCCGACAGATCGAGTATGCGATTGGCGACGTCACGCATCTCTCGAAGATTTTCCCGAAAATCCTCAAGAAGCTGATCAAGACCGGGCGCGGAGCCTGGCTCGATGCCGAAATGGACAAGCTGGCCGACGTGTCGAACTACGTCGTCGATCCCGAGCAGGCGTGGCGCCGCATTCGCCAGCCGGGTCGCAACCCGCAGGTCCTGGGTCGGCTCAAGTCTCTTGCCGCGTGGCGCGAAGGCGAAGCGCAGCACAAGAACATCCCGCGTGGACGGATCATGCGCGACGAAACCCTCGCCGACATCGCCAGCCACCCGCCCAAGCAGCAGAACGATCTCGCCAAGGTGCGCGGGCTCTCGAGTGCCTGGCGCGACAACGATATCGGCAAGCGGCTGATGAAGGTGCTCGAGAAGGCCGAGCCGCTCGACAAGGACGAACTGCCCGAAAAGATGAAGCGCGGCGCACCGCTGGGCAAGGAAGGGGCGCTGGTAGCCGATCTGCTCAAGCTACTGCTCAAGATCCGCTCGCGCGAGATCGATGTGGCATCGCGGCTGTTGACCCGGGCCGAGGAAATGGAAGCGCTCGCCGCCGGCGTCCGCGACCTACCGGTGCTTGAGGGCTGGCGCTACGAAGTTTTTGGGCGCGACGCGCTCGAACTCGTCGAGGGCAAGCTCGCCTTCGCTGTTCGCAACGGCAAGCTCGCCATGACACATATCGATGATATGCAAGCGGTCATGGAAGAAGCGCTCGCCGCCGAATGA
- a CDS encoding EVE domain-containing protein: MSRYWLMKSEPFKYSWDDLVAEKEGTWDGVRNHRAKNNLAAMTVGEEAFFYHSREGLEIVGIVTISVEGITDPTDPEGKWAAVKIKPKRKLKSPVSLKQIKAEPRLAECELIRLGRLSVAEITPEEWKVILELAGE; encoded by the coding sequence TTGTCGCGCTATTGGCTGATGAAGTCCGAACCGTTCAAATACAGTTGGGACGATCTCGTCGCCGAAAAAGAAGGCACGTGGGACGGCGTCCGCAATCACCGTGCTAAGAACAACCTGGCGGCAATGACGGTTGGCGAGGAAGCCTTCTTCTACCATTCGCGCGAAGGGCTGGAGATCGTCGGGATCGTCACCATCAGCGTCGAGGGCATCACCGATCCGACCGATCCCGAAGGCAAATGGGCAGCCGTGAAGATCAAGCCCAAGCGCAAGCTCAAGAGCCCGGTATCGCTGAAGCAGATCAAGGCCGAGCCCCGCCTGGCCGAATGCGAGTTGATCCGGCTCGGTCGACTGTCGGTCGCGGAGATCACGCCCGAGGAATGGAAGGTCATCCTCGAACTGGCAGGGGAATAG
- a CDS encoding thiamine pyrophosphate-dependent enzyme, with product MTQAKTPGAAALLVDCLIEQGTDRIFTVPGESFLPVLDALHDRPQIDVVTCRQEGGAAFMACADGTMKGRPGICFVTRGPGATNASIGVHVAHQDSQPMILFVGDVARDARDREGFQEVNFEAFFGPICKWAARIDDPARIPEYVARAYSTAISGRPGPVVIALPEDMLHEEVIGSPRPMVARPAQAPCPDAMQTMMAMIGDAASPIAIIGGAGWNAKAREHFQLFAERIGLPVATAFRRQDAISPSSPVYAGNLGYGPNPGLVERVKKADLILAIGARLGEATTDGYRFPTLDHPDQLLIHVHPDPEELGRVYRADLSLCCAMDDFAESAALWEDESILSFDAGAEAHAQWDAWATAKPNGFDLDMGQAVTFMRDTFPADTIICNGAGNFSGWWHRYWRYEGFPTQLAPTAGAMGYGVPAAVAAARRFPERMVVAVAGDGDFLMNGQELATAAQHDCNMLVIVVDNSTYGTIRMHQEREFPARLSATHLDNPDFAAFGAAFGAWTQAVDTTEGFKNALAEARGRTGLRLIHAKIDIEQLAASGATVSGLRAR from the coding sequence ATGACTCAAGCCAAGACCCCAGGCGCCGCTGCGCTGCTCGTCGACTGCCTGATCGAACAAGGCACAGACCGAATTTTCACCGTGCCCGGCGAAAGCTTCCTGCCGGTCCTCGATGCCCTGCATGATCGCCCGCAGATCGACGTCGTGACCTGCCGCCAGGAAGGGGGCGCCGCCTTCATGGCTTGTGCCGATGGGACGATGAAGGGACGCCCGGGGATATGCTTCGTCACGCGCGGCCCCGGTGCCACCAATGCCAGCATCGGTGTCCATGTCGCTCACCAGGATTCGCAGCCGATGATCCTCTTCGTCGGCGACGTTGCACGCGACGCCCGCGATCGAGAGGGCTTCCAGGAGGTCAATTTCGAGGCCTTTTTCGGACCGATCTGCAAATGGGCGGCGCGGATCGACGATCCTGCCCGCATTCCCGAATATGTCGCGCGCGCCTATTCCACCGCGATCTCGGGTCGACCGGGACCGGTCGTGATCGCGCTGCCTGAGGACATGTTGCACGAGGAAGTCATCGGTTCACCCCGACCGATGGTTGCGCGACCAGCGCAGGCCCCTTGCCCCGACGCGATGCAGACCATGATGGCGATGATTGGCGATGCCGCCAGCCCGATCGCGATTATCGGCGGCGCGGGTTGGAACGCCAAGGCGCGCGAGCATTTCCAGCTTTTCGCTGAACGGATCGGCCTGCCGGTCGCGACCGCTTTTCGGCGCCAGGACGCGATCTCGCCTTCCTCGCCGGTCTATGCCGGCAACCTTGGCTACGGTCCCAACCCCGGCCTGGTCGAGCGCGTCAAAAAAGCCGATCTGATTCTCGCGATTGGCGCGCGATTGGGCGAGGCCACTACCGATGGCTATAGATTCCCGACGCTCGACCACCCCGATCAGCTGTTGATCCACGTCCATCCCGATCCAGAGGAATTGGGCCGGGTCTATCGCGCTGACCTGTCGCTCTGCTGCGCCATGGACGATTTCGCCGAAAGCGCAGCGCTGTGGGAGGACGAGAGCATCCTTTCCTTCGACGCCGGCGCAGAAGCCCATGCGCAATGGGACGCGTGGGCGACGGCCAAGCCAAATGGTTTCGATCTCGACATGGGCCAAGCCGTTACCTTCATGCGCGATACTTTTCCCGCCGATACGATCATCTGCAACGGGGCGGGTAATTTTTCTGGCTGGTGGCACCGCTATTGGCGCTACGAGGGTTTCCCGACCCAGCTCGCACCGACCGCCGGTGCGATGGGATATGGCGTTCCCGCCGCGGTCGCTGCGGCGCGCCGTTTTCCGGAGCGTATGGTAGTGGCGGTCGCCGGTGACGGCGACTTCCTGATGAACGGGCAAGAGCTAGCGACTGCCGCACAGCACGATTGCAACATGCTGGTGATCGTGGTCGACAACTCGACCTACGGTACGATCCGTATGCACCAGGAGCGGGAGTTCCCTGCTCGCCTTTCCGCAACCCACCTCGACAATCCGGATTTTGCCGCGTTCGGGGCAGCTTTCGGCGCATGGACGCAGGCGGTCGATACCACTGAGGGGTTCAAGAATGCCTTGGCCGAAGCACGCGGCCGAACCGGCCTGCGGCTGATCCATGCCAAGATCGATATCGAGCAATTGGCAGCGAGCGGTGCGACGGTGAGCGGGCTGCGCGCCCGCTGA
- a CDS encoding hydrogen peroxide-inducible genes activator, protein MSTYLPTIKQLQYLVALHEHGHFGRAAEASFVSQSTLSAGIRELESLLGVTLVERSRRVVRFTSLGEQVVEKAHRLLREAEELSDLVQAAGKPLSGTLRMSVIPTIAPFMLPRILPRLKKERPELKLFLREETSQDAVESLQHGRVDCVLLALPFATGEVESAHIADDRLFVAFPKDDPRDPPDAVPPSMIDEGRLLLLEDGHCLKEHALAACNRPELRASATMIGTSLHTLVQMVDNDLGLTMLPEMALEAGILTGTEVVARPLKTVNAKREIALIWRKNSPRAEEFKLLAEELKAG, encoded by the coding sequence ATGAGCACCTACCTTCCGACCATCAAGCAATTGCAATATCTCGTTGCCTTGCACGAGCATGGCCATTTCGGCCGCGCGGCCGAGGCGAGCTTCGTGTCGCAATCGACCCTGTCCGCGGGGATCCGCGAGCTGGAATCGCTGCTTGGCGTGACGCTGGTTGAGCGCAGTCGCCGTGTTGTACGGTTCACATCGTTGGGCGAACAGGTGGTGGAGAAGGCGCACCGGCTGTTGCGCGAGGCAGAAGAGCTTTCCGACCTGGTTCAAGCGGCGGGGAAGCCCCTGTCGGGCACGCTTCGCATGAGCGTGATCCCAACTATCGCGCCTTTCATGCTCCCGCGGATCCTTCCGCGCCTCAAGAAGGAACGCCCGGAACTCAAGCTCTTCCTGCGCGAAGAGACCAGCCAGGATGCTGTCGAATCACTCCAGCATGGGCGGGTCGATTGCGTCTTGCTCGCCCTACCCTTCGCGACCGGCGAAGTCGAAAGCGCGCACATTGCCGACGACCGCCTGTTCGTGGCTTTCCCCAAGGACGACCCGCGCGATCCCCCGGACGCGGTGCCGCCCTCGATGATTGACGAGGGGCGCTTGCTGCTGCTGGAAGATGGGCACTGCCTGAAGGAGCACGCGCTCGCCGCTTGCAACCGGCCGGAGCTACGCGCTTCAGCGACCATGATCGGCACCTCGCTTCACACCCTGGTGCAAATGGTCGATAACGATCTCGGGCTGACGATGCTGCCCGAAATGGCACTTGAAGCGGGAATCCTGACCGGGACGGAGGTGGTCGCGCGACCCCTTAAGACCGTCAATGCCAAACGCGAAATCGCGCTGATCTGGCGCAAGAATTCACCCCGTGCCGAGGAATTCAAACTGCTGGCTGAAGAATTGAAGGCGGGTTAG